A window of Bufo gargarizans isolate SCDJY-AF-19 unplaced genomic scaffold, ASM1485885v1 fragScaff_scaffold_149_pilon, whole genome shotgun sequence genomic DNA:
cccctctcgctgtctctctttttctctcctctcgctgtctctctttttctctcctctcgctgtctctcttttctctcctctcgctgtctctctttttctctgctctcgctgtctctctttttctctgctctcgctgtctctctttttctctgctctcgctgtctctctttttctctcctctCGCTGTCTCTCTTTTTCTCTGCTCTCGCTGTCTCTCTTTTTCTCTGCTCTCGCTGTCTCTCTTTTTCTCTGCTCTCGCTGTCTCTGTTACTGGCtttttctctctctttattcCAGTCTCTCTGTCTTTCACGCTCTCTATTTCTCCTCTCTGTCTTTCATCATCTCTCTCACGCTCCCACTTTTCTCGCACTGTCTCTCCTTTTGCCTCATTAAATGTCTGTCTCGCTCTCCATCTCGTTCTCTCCTCTCACAGTCTTGTTTGCTTTTTATCTCTCTCATTTTCTCTCAatcttttttaaaatcttttctcTCTTCCTTCATCTCTCTTTGGCTGTCTCTTTTTCTCACTATTGCTATCCCAGTCtctctttcttctctctcttccAGGCTCCTTCTCTCACTCGCCCTCTCTGACTCGCCCTTCTACTCACTTTGCTGTCCTGTTCGCACTCTCTTTGCTCTCACCCCCTCTCTGTCTCTCATTTTTCTCTGTTTCCTGCTCTCACATTGTCTCTCTCTCCCACTCTCTTTGCTCTCTTGCCCTGTCTCTTTGCCATCTTtccctctctgtctctctctttgCTCTCTCACTCTCCCACTTTATTTTGCTCTCTGGCCCACTCTCTCTTTTTGTTCTTTCTTTTTTCCTCACTTTGCTCTCTCACTGTCTCTCCTGCTCTTTGCTCTCTGTCTCTTTGCTCTCTCACTGTCTCTCCTGCTCTTTGCTCTCTGTCTCTTTGCTCTCTCACTGTCTCTCTTTGCTGTCTATATCTTTGCTCTCTCACTGTCTCTCTTTGCTCTCTGTCTCTTTGCTCTCTCACTGTCTCTTTGCTGTCTATCTCTTTGCTCTCTCACTGTCTCTCTTTGCTCTCTGTCTCTTTGCTCTCTCACTGTCTCTCTTTGCTGTCTATCTCTTTGCTCTCTCACTGTCTCTCTTTGCTCTCTGTCTCTTTGCTCTCTCACTGTCTCTTTGCTGTCTATCTCTTTGCTCTCTCACTGTCTCTCTTTGCTCTCTGTCTCTTTGCTCTCTCACTGTCTCTCTTTGCTGTCTATCTCTTTGCTCTCTCACTGTCTCTCTTTGCTCTCTGTCTCTTTGCTCTCTCACTGTCTCTCTTTGCTGTCTATCTCTTTGCTCTCTCACTGTCTCTCTTTGCTCTCTGTCTCTTTGCTCTCTCACTGTCTCTCTTTGCTGTCTATCTCTTTGCTCTCTCACTGTCTCTCTTTGCTCTCTGTCTCTTTACTGCTCTTTACTCTCTTGCTCTTATCTCCTCGCTTTCTCTCCGTCTCCCGTTCTCTTTGCTCTCTCACTTTTCCACCTCTCCTGCTGTTtactctctcgctctctctctttgCTCTCTCACTGTCTCTCTTTGCTCTCTGTCTCTTTCCTGCTCTTTACTCTCTTGCTCTTATCTCTCCGTCTCTCTCCCGTTCTCTCTGCTCTCTCACATTTCCACCTCTCCTGCTGTTtactctctcgctctctctctctttgcTCTCTCACTGTCTCTCTCCTGTTCTTTGCTCTCTCTCTTTGCTCTCTCACTGTCTCTCCCTTCCTGTCTGTCTCTTGCAGTCACATTTTTGAGACGTCCTGATAATGTACAGTAATTGGCTGTCCCTCCCCGTCTCTCTGCGGCTTTGATAATTACATCGCAATGAGGCGCGGATCCCGGGCTCCTGCTAATTACAGTGTTTGGGTTTTGGGACGGCGGGTTCAGCCTCATAGAAGGACCGTGCGCTGATCGCCGCGGCAGAGGGGGCTCCGCAGGTTGTTatattagggcactttcacactagcgttattcttttccggcgctgagtccgtcctaggggctcaataccggaaaggaactgatcagttttatccccaggcattgtgaatggagagcgatccgatcaggaggcatcaggacgtcttcagttcagtctttttgacttttcaggacggacataataccgcagcatgctaccgtttttatctccgtccagaattccggatccggcattcatttacattgaaatgtattagtgccagatccggcattaagaataccgcaatgccggatccgtccttctggtctacgcatgtgcagacctttaaaatgtgaaaaaaaatagaaactgacAAACAGACAAACGGACAGATGGAtcagttcttgcaatgcatttgtgagacggatctgcatccagatccgtcttacaaatgctgtccgtttgcatgcagattgccggatccggcagacaGAACTGCtttccggatcactctgccgcaagtgtgaaagtagccttagaactgGCATAGAATCCATTGATTTACTGTATGGAGGAGCCGAGCTGAGTGTGTCGTGTGAAGTCTGTGCCTCGTTACTTACAATGGGGGATAATAGATGATTAGCCAGATCGCCCTACACCATCACTTACACCggaatcataaaaaaaatcacacccTCAGCCATTGTCAGTTTGGATAGGTGTCAGAATGACAACGAGGGAGAAAACCTGGACATTCTCACACTAGTGCAAATGTAGAAAGATAGCAAGGCACACATATAAACTGCTGTACCCCAGGTCATTGTCACACATATAAACTGGTATACCCCAGGTCATTCTCACACATATAAACTGGTGTAACCCAGGTCATTCTCACACATATAAACTGCTGTACCCCAGGTCATTCTCACACATATAAACTGCTGTACCCCAGGTCATTGTCACACATATAAACTGGTATACCCCAGGTCATTCTCACACATATAAACTGGTGTAACCCAGGTCATTCTCACACATATAAACTGCTGTACCCCAGGTCATTCTCACACATATAAACTGGTGTAACCCAGGTTACTTTCATACATATAAACTGGTGTACACCAGGTCATTCTCACACATAGAAACTGATATACACCAGGTCATTCTCACACATAGAAACTGATGAACCCCAGGTCATAATGACACATATAAACTGGTGAACCCCAGTTCACTCTCGCACATATAAACTGGTTTACCCTAGTTCATTCTCATACATTTATACTGATATACCCCAAGTCACTCTTACACATGTAAGTTGGTGAACCCCAGGACATTCTCATACATATAAACTGGTGTACCCCAGGTCATTCTCACACATATAAACTGGTTTACCCTAGTTCATTCTCATACATTTATACTGATATACCCCAAGTCACTCTTACACATGTAAGCTGGTGAACCCCAGGACATTCTCATACATATAAACTGGTGTACCCCAGGTCATTCTCACACATATAGGgggccaagccccgttccggacagcagagacaaggagcagtaacatgattgataatgctctttgcctgtctgtgatctttttactacaaaatcacagtgtgaTATAGTTGTCCCCGTGatcttgtagtaaaaagatcacagagaggcaaagagcattatcaatcatgttactgctccgtgactctgctgtctggaacggggcttggcGCTCTTTCACGCAGTGTATTCCACACACGATATCCGCGCGCGTGAAAGAGCCCATAAACTGATATACCCCAGGTCATTCTCATACATATAGACTGCTGTATCCACAGGTCATTCTCACACATATAAACTGCTGTACCCCAGGTCATTCTCACACATATAAACTGCTGTACCCCACGTCATTCTCACACATATAAACTGCTGTACTCCAGGTCACTCTCACACACATAAACTGTTGTACTCCAGGTCACTCTCACACACATAAACTGATATACCCCAGGTCATTCTCATACATATAGACTGCTGTACTCCAGGTCACTCTCACACATATAAACTGCTGTACTCCAGGTCACTCTCACACACATAAACTGTTGTATCCCAGGACATTCTCATACATATAAACTGCTGTACCCCACGTCATTCTCACACATATAAACTGCTGTACTCCAGGTCACTCTCACACACATAAACTGTTGTATCCCAGGACATTCTCATACATATAAACTGATATACCCAAGGTCACTCTCACACATATAAACTGGTGTACCCAAGGTCATTCTCACACATAAAGACTCACACATTTTGTCCTATTCGTCCTGCAGTCTAGTGGCTTCTGGGGTTGCGCCTTTGCAGTAGGAAATTTTCATTGACAAATTTTATACCAATGATTTGTTGAACTTTCTGTCGGGTAGAAACTCATATTCATAAAGTGTAATAAGAAGCTTCACATGTGATGAGTCCGGTCCTGACCTCACCTCGGATGATTAACGGAGGAGATAAATGTGGCAAAGATGACTGGTATTTAATGGAATAAAAAGAcacaaaaatcaataaaaagctgCGGTGATACGGACAGTTATGGGGCTTGTGTTTTATTGTTCCCATTATACTTTACTCCATTTTAAAGGAATTCTCCACTTTTACAGTTTATAATAATTGGAGCTACTATTAAAAATTTGATTGGAGTTCTGAATGCTTCCATCTATGATGAGAATACAGGGTCTTGGTCATATCTGGTGTGAGAGCTCGGTAAACTCACCCACAGATTAGACCCTGCAAGACCCCTGTGGCAAAGAATGATGGGCATCCCAGTGGCTGAATCCTGACCAGTCACATTTTAATGGGAAGTGATAGAAGTGTTTTATGAGGAAAACCACCGAAGCTGTAATGGTGACAAAAAGGTCTTGAGAAACACATACGGTGCAATCAATCAGTAGGCCAGGAggtgataatacacacagtgatgtcacagtacagagataatgcacacagtgatttcacagtacagagataataaacacagtgatgtcacagtacagggataatacacacagtgatgtcacagtacagagataatacacccattgatgtcacagtacagagataatacacacagtgatgtcacagtacagggataataaacacagtgatgtcacagtacagagataatacacacagtgatgtcacagtacagagataatacacacagtgatgtcacagtacagagataatacacacagtgatgtcacagtacagggataataaacacagtgatgtcacagtacagagataatacacacagtgatgtcacagtacagggataataaacacagtgatgtcacagtacagggataataaacacagtgatgtcacagtgcagagataatacacacagtgatgtcacagtacagagataataaacacagtgatgtcacagtacagggataataaacacagtgatgtcacagtacagagataataaacacagtgatgtcacagtagagggataataaaaacacagtgatgtcacagtacagagataataaacacagtgatgtcacagtacagagataataaacacagtgatgttcacagtacagaggataataaacacagtgatgtcacagtacagagataataaacacagtgatgtcacagtacagggataataaacacagtgatgtcacagtacagagataatacacacagtgatgtcactgtacagagataatacacacagtgatgtcacagtacagggataataaacagtgatgtcacagtacagggataataaacacagtgatgtcacagtacagagataataaacacagtgatgtcacagtacagggataataaacacagtgatgtcacagtacagggataataaacacagtgatgtcacagtacagggataataaacacagtgatgtcacagtacagggataataaacacagtgatgtcacagtacagagataataaacacagtgatgtcacagtacagagataatacacacagtgatgtcacagtacaggataataacacagtgatgtcacagtacagagataataaacacagtgatgtcacagtacagagataataaacacagtgatgtcacagtacagagataatacacacagtgatgtcacagtacaggataaataaacacagtgatgtcacagtacaggataataaacacagtgatgtcacagtacagggataataaacacagtgatgtcacagtacagggataatacacacagtgatgtcactgtacagagataatacacacagtgatgtcacagtacagggataataacacagtgatgtcacagtacagggataataaacacagtgatgtcacagtacagggataataaacacagtgatgtcacagtacagggataataaacacagtgatgtcacagtacagggataataaacacagtgatgtcacagtacagggaatataaacacagtgatgtcacagtacagagatataaacacagtgatgtcacagtacagggataataaacacagtgatgtcacagtacagggataataaacacagtgatgtcacagtacagagataataaacacagtgatgtcacagtacagggataatacacacagtgatgtcacagcacagagataataaacacagtgatgtcacagtacagagataataaacacagtgatgtcacagtacagggataatacacacagtgatgtcacagcacagagataataaacacagtgatgtcacagtacagggataatacaccacagtgatgtcacagtacagagataatacacacagtgatgtcacagtacagggataataacacagtgattgtcacagtacagggataataaacacagtgatgtcacagtacagagataataaacacagtgatgtcacagtacagggataataaacacagtgatgtcacagtacagggataataaacacagtgatgtcacagtacagggataataaacacagtgatgtcacagtacagaagataataaacacagtgatgtcacagtacagagataataaacacagtgatgtcacagtacagggataatacacacagtgatgtcacagcacagagataataaacacagtgatgtcacagtacagggataatacacacagtgatgtcacagtacagagataatacacacagtgatgtcacagtacagagataataaacacagtgatgtcacagtacagggataatacacacagtgatgtcacagtacagagatattacacacagtgatgtcacagtacagagataatacacacagtgatgtcacaagtcCCATGTACTGACATGCTTTCTGCCACACCAAGCACAGTGGCAGCCATGTTTGTTCCCTACATTCTTGGTATTGCGCCAGCAGTGCGATCCCGCAGTCTGATCACCCGGGAGCTCGCTGTCTTTTATGATGGGCACAAAACTCATTTTTTAGTTAATTTTCTTTTCTAAATCCTGCAGCGTCTGAGGGAGGCGTCTGTCATCCGTCTGCGGTGCCTCAACTCTCGTTACTTTCCTGGGATTTCACACGACTTTTAGAAATATCTTTCAGGCTGCGGAACATTTAGGGAAACTGGCAGCTTGTCATGAACTAATTAGGACTGACAGATTCAACTTGTGCTTCAAAACTTTGTGTTCTCATTGGTGGTGACATGTGACAGGTGACGTGGGGCGAGTCAGAGCCTGGCGCGGGTATCTGACGCCTAGACATGAAAGACTCCAAGAAATGGAAAGTCTGTGTTCTTTACTAATTTGGTAAAATCTCCTCTGGAGACGCAGCTCAGAAAAATCCACTTCTGAAACATCATCCTCAACAAGATAGGAGATCATATAGACTGGGGGTTTCATGGTGAGACCATTCTCCActgctctgcttgctgtcagtgaatagaaacattGTTTACACCCAGAGGCACAGCTGagggttacaatgtatccagtgtATAGTAGACAATTGTCTGTGATGTGAACCGATACATTTTGCAGTGACTGATACACTCAAGCCCCCGAGTTCTGACCCCCAAACCTTCAGCCTCATTCTTTTAGTGAGTAGACAGTTTTTATTGTTGGTTTGACAAGTGGGTGTGAAAGGAGCAGTTTAAGCGGAGCCTCTCTGTTCCAAAACGTCGCCTACAGTGAAACTCTGCGCCATTCACCACGTGGGATAAATGACTTCATATCTGAATAGTTTGGCCATTTTCAGAGGCTGATAACGATCATGTTTTTATTTCATTGTTTTTGGAATTTAATATGTATAATGGGGAAAGGGGAGGGTCCAACATtcaaagtataaaaaatatatttctaacgTCAGCCGGCGGGTCTGTGATGCATGGGTCGGACGGTGGTCCGGGGGTCGTGGCCTCTTAGATTAAATCCAATATGGTGCAAATCGCAAGACTTTGAATATAACCCTCGTAATACATTATGGAGTCAGTGGAGTCAAAATGCTAAAaagtgcaggtcaaaaacagGAGCAGAACTCTCCATTATATCGTATTTCTGTATAGGCTTCACTGCTGGTCCTGGCTTaagatcactgaccaaacactgatgtgtgaaagcgGCTTTAGTCTGGATGAGGCTGAAAGTGAAGACAGAGGACGTCATTCTCACCGGACTCTGGGTTCCCGGGTAGGGGCTGCTTGTAGAGCTCTGTATGCCCCCTCTGATGGATGTAATTAATAGGACGGACCAGGAGTGGCATATAGGTCTCCTGTGCTCACCTCTGATGTCTGTCTCTGGCTCTTCCCTCCAGTCCCAGCCAGTCCCGAATCTTCACTGCACAGTGATAAGTCTGCACCTTCATTTCATGGCCACCCATAATAAGACACACGTGTGATATCAGACGTGCAGAGAGATGAGTGGCTGTGGTCTGAGACCTCCATAGTATGACctttcttacagtagagacctccatagtatgacctttcttacagtagagacttcCATAGTGTGAGacctcttacagtagagacctccatagtatgactactcttacagtagagacctccatagtgtgagacctctacagtagagacctctacagtagagacctccatagtgtgagacCTCTACAGTAGATACCTCTACagaagagacctccatagtgtgactactcttacagtagagacctccatagtgtgagacctcttacagtacagacctctacagaagagacctccatagtgtgactactcttacagtagagacctccatagtgtgagacctcttacagtacagacctctacagaagagacctccatagtgtgactactcttacagtagagacctccatagtgtgagacctcttacagtacagacctctacagaagagacctccatagtgtgactactcttacagtagagacctctatAGTGTGAGacctcttacagtagagacctctacagaagagacctccatagtgtgactactcttacagta
This region includes:
- the LOC122922299 gene encoding zinc finger CCCH domain-containing protein 13-like — translated: MAKRQGKRAKRVGERDNTERRNRERERQRDWNKEREKASNRDSESREKERQREQRKRETARAEKKRDSERREKERQREQRKRETARAEKKRDSESREKERQREERKERQREERRDNERREKRDSERREKESQREERKRETARREKKRDRSFTFMTGNCEDNKPVDEFNQRIILHRGGDDVINREGMYQGNVYEGAGHIWVLRPEGARMVTLS